In a genomic window of Thermosynechococcus sp. CL-1:
- the gatB gene encoding Asp-tRNA(Asn)/Glu-tRNA(Gln) amidotransferase subunit GatB — protein MAPEPTPVDPASLTYEAVIGLEIHCQLSTQTKIFSSSSTQFGAPPNTNIDPVCLGLPGTLPVLNEKVLEYAVKAGLALNCQIAPYSKFDRKQYFYPDLPKNYQISQYDLPIAQHGYLEIELVDDNGTAHRKKIGITRLHMEEDAGKLVHAGSDRLSGSTYSLVDLNRAGVPLVEIVSEPDLRTGQEAAEYAQELRRILRYLGVCDGNMQEGSLRCDVNISVRPVGSATFGTKVEIKNMNSFSAIQRAIDYEIERQVAAVKAGEAIVQETRLWDEATQQTRTMRVKEGSSDYRYFPEPDLGPIEVSAEQLATWRADLPELPAQKRHRYETEWGLPPQDARVLTDERAVAEYFEATVAAGAPPKLAANWIMGDITAYLKEQKLAIEALPLKPAELAELIQLIEAGTISSKMAKDLLPELLAQGGSPKALVEKKGLSQISDVATLEAMIDEVLAAHPNELEQYRAGKTKLQGFFVGQIMKKTAGRADPKLTNQLLAKKLNASS, from the coding sequence ATTGCGCCTGAACCCACCCCTGTGGATCCCGCCAGTCTCACCTACGAGGCGGTGATTGGCCTAGAGATTCACTGCCAACTGAGTACCCAAACCAAAATTTTCTCGTCTAGCTCGACCCAGTTTGGGGCACCCCCGAATACCAACATTGACCCAGTGTGTTTGGGTTTGCCGGGGACACTCCCTGTGTTGAATGAAAAGGTGCTCGAGTATGCGGTGAAGGCGGGTTTAGCCCTCAATTGTCAGATTGCCCCCTACAGCAAATTCGATCGCAAGCAGTATTTTTATCCCGACTTGCCGAAAAACTATCAAATCTCGCAGTACGACCTGCCCATTGCCCAGCATGGCTACCTTGAGATTGAACTGGTGGATGACAACGGCACCGCCCACCGTAAAAAAATTGGCATTACTCGCCTGCACATGGAGGAAGATGCCGGCAAACTGGTTCACGCGGGGAGCGATCGCCTGTCTGGCTCCACCTACTCCCTAGTGGACTTGAATCGGGCAGGGGTGCCCCTTGTGGAAATTGTCTCTGAGCCAGATCTGCGCACGGGTCAAGAAGCTGCCGAATATGCCCAAGAACTGCGGCGCATTCTCCGTTACTTGGGGGTTTGCGACGGCAATATGCAGGAGGGGTCGCTGCGCTGCGATGTCAATATCTCCGTGCGCCCCGTGGGCAGCGCCACCTTTGGCACCAAGGTCGAGATTAAGAATATGAACTCCTTTAGTGCCATCCAACGCGCCATTGACTATGAAATTGAGCGGCAAGTCGCTGCCGTCAAAGCGGGCGAAGCCATCGTTCAAGAAACCCGCCTCTGGGATGAGGCCACGCAGCAAACGCGCACCATGCGGGTCAAGGAAGGCTCCAGTGACTACCGCTACTTTCCTGAACCCGATCTCGGACCCATTGAAGTCAGTGCTGAGCAACTGGCCACTTGGCGTGCGGATTTGCCTGAACTGCCAGCGCAAAAGCGGCACCGCTACGAGACCGAGTGGGGCCTGCCCCCCCAAGATGCCCGTGTGCTCACCGATGAGCGAGCCGTTGCCGAATACTTTGAAGCCACCGTTGCCGCCGGGGCACCCCCGAAATTAGCGGCCAACTGGATCATGGGCGATATTACCGCCTATCTCAAGGAACAAAAACTGGCGATCGAGGCACTGCCTCTGAAACCTGCTGAATTGGCGGAACTGATCCAACTGATTGAGGCGGGCACTATCAGTAGCAAAATGGCCAAGGATCTGCTGCCGGAGTTACTGGCTCAAGGCGGCTCCCCCAAAGCCCTTGTCGAGAAAAAAGGCCTCAGTCAAATCTCCGATGTCGCTACCCTAGAGGCAATGATTGATGAAGTGCTAGCAGCGCACCCCAATGAACTGGAACAATACCGCGCCGGCAAGACAAAACTTCAGGGCTTCTTTGTTGGCCAAATCATGAAGAAAACAGCAGGGCGAGCCGACCCGAAGCTGACCAATCAACTCTTGGCCAAAAAGCTAAACGCCAGCAGTTAG
- a CDS encoding NAD(P)H-hydrate dehydratase, translating into MKTTFPAIVTTAEMQAIEGAMFNAGFPVPALMEKVGQRLSDFLQHQFPRYSRVGVLAGPGHNGGDALVVARELWHRGYGVQVWQPFERLKPLTADHARYARFLGLPFVETVDSLQEVDLIVDGLFGFGLERELTGELAAAIDQINTWRQPRVSIDVPSGLHSDTGAVLGTAIQADRTLCLGLWKRGLLVEEAQPWVGQGVLIPFDIPAVVIEAVLATAPRRYCLDASCWQELPLSRSPITHKYQQGQLLLIGGSAQFGGSILLSALAARCTGVGMLVVAVPQSLKSLVLSRVPDAIVVGCPETARGAIAGLPEPLDLSKFSAIACGPGLTPEAVPVVETVLGAGQPLVLDADALNILATLSPWPLLSSVILTPHYGEFRRLFPDLVTGDRLDQVTAAASRSNAIVLLKGARTAIASPKGDLWINPHSTPALARGGSGDVLTGLIGGLLAQQEALSATYGGVWWHAQAGLQAEREATALGVYPEQLIAHLLPTLHAALTAGV; encoded by the coding sequence ATGAAAACAACCTTTCCAGCCATTGTCACCACGGCTGAAATGCAGGCAATCGAGGGGGCGATGTTCAATGCCGGCTTTCCAGTGCCTGCCCTGATGGAAAAGGTGGGACAACGCCTCAGCGACTTTCTCCAGCATCAGTTTCCACGGTATTCCCGTGTTGGGGTTTTGGCCGGTCCGGGGCACAATGGCGGCGATGCTCTGGTGGTGGCGCGGGAACTATGGCACCGCGGCTATGGGGTGCAGGTCTGGCAGCCCTTTGAACGTTTGAAACCCCTGACGGCGGATCATGCCCGCTATGCCCGCTTTCTCGGTCTGCCCTTTGTCGAGACGGTGGACAGCTTGCAAGAGGTTGACCTGATCGTGGATGGTCTTTTTGGCTTTGGCCTAGAGCGGGAACTGACGGGTGAACTTGCCGCTGCCATTGACCAAATCAACACGTGGCGGCAACCACGGGTGAGTATTGATGTCCCCTCGGGACTCCACAGTGATACCGGGGCAGTTTTGGGTACGGCAATTCAGGCTGATCGCACCCTCTGTTTAGGACTGTGGAAGCGGGGGCTACTGGTAGAGGAAGCACAGCCTTGGGTGGGGCAGGGGGTGTTAATCCCCTTTGATATTCCTGCGGTGGTGATTGAAGCGGTGTTGGCGACTGCGCCCCGGCGATATTGCTTAGATGCTTCCTGTTGGCAAGAATTGCCCCTGTCGCGATCGCCCATTACCCACAAGTATCAGCAGGGACAACTGTTACTCATTGGCGGCTCTGCCCAGTTTGGCGGCAGTATTCTCCTCAGTGCCCTCGCCGCCCGCTGTACGGGTGTGGGAATGCTAGTGGTGGCAGTGCCCCAGTCCCTGAAGTCCCTTGTGCTCTCACGAGTCCCCGATGCCATTGTTGTTGGCTGTCCAGAAACAGCGAGGGGGGCGATCGCTGGCTTGCCGGAACCACTAGACTTGAGCAAGTTCTCAGCCATTGCCTGTGGGCCGGGGCTAACCCCTGAGGCGGTGCCCGTTGTGGAAACCGTTCTCGGTGCCGGGCAACCCCTTGTCTTGGATGCCGATGCCCTGAATATCCTAGCTACCCTCTCGCCATGGCCACTGCTGAGTTCCGTCATCTTAACCCCCCACTATGGCGAGTTTCGGCGCCTGTTTCCAGACCTTGTCACCGGCGATCGCCTTGATCAAGTGACCGCCGCCGCGAGCCGCAGTAATGCCATTGTTCTTCTCAAGGGCGCACGCACAGCCATTGCCTCTCCGAAGGGTGACCTCTGGATCAACCCCCACAGTACCCCTGCCCTTGCCCGAGGGGGCAGTGGCGATGTCCTCACAGGGCTTATTGGCGGTCTTTTGGCGCAGCAGGAAGCCCTCAGCGCAACCTATGGTGGGGTTTGGTGGCACGCTCAAGCAGGCCTTCAGGCAGAACGAGAGGCCACTGCCCTAGGGGTCTATCCTGAACAACTGATTGCCCACCTGTTACCGACGCTGCACGCTGCTCTAACTGCTGGCGTTTAG
- a CDS encoding anhydro-N-acetylmuramic acid kinase, with protein sequence MRVIGLMSGTSVDGIDAVLVELQGGDRDLEVQVLNFCTVPYPTALRQQILDICGAKPLTLAALAELDEAIAEAFALAAQTVQQGYPRADLIGSHGQTVFHRPPTGDRLGYSLQLGRGDWIAWRTGITTIANFRAQDIASGGQGAPLVPRIDWCLLSHPTEVRCVQNIGGIGNVTYLPPQREDPEGKGVMGWDTGPGNVLLDLAVTELSGGEFTYDADGAWARQGKIIDPLVEHWLQDPFFQQPPPKSTGREYFGLPFWQRCRTEAAGLAPADLLATLTEFTARSMVESYRQFLPQKPQRIFLCGGGAHNRFLRERLQMHLGDIPVETTATAGVPVDAKEAIAFAILAYWHELGLPGNLPQVTGARQAVPLGQCWIGQS encoded by the coding sequence ATGCGTGTCATTGGCCTGATGAGCGGAACCTCGGTGGATGGCATTGATGCGGTCTTAGTGGAGCTACAGGGGGGCGATCGCGACCTTGAGGTACAGGTGCTGAATTTTTGTACGGTGCCCTATCCCACAGCCCTACGGCAGCAGATTCTCGACATTTGTGGCGCAAAACCCTTGACCCTTGCAGCGTTGGCGGAGTTGGATGAGGCGATCGCCGAGGCCTTTGCCCTTGCAGCACAAACGGTTCAACAGGGATATCCCCGCGCAGATCTCATTGGCTCCCACGGTCAAACGGTCTTTCATCGCCCCCCCACGGGCGATCGCCTCGGCTACAGCCTACAACTGGGACGGGGAGATTGGATTGCTTGGCGCACGGGGATTACCACCATTGCTAACTTTCGTGCTCAGGATATTGCCTCGGGGGGTCAAGGAGCGCCCCTCGTGCCTCGGATCGATTGGTGTCTTCTCAGTCATCCCACGGAAGTCCGCTGTGTGCAAAACATCGGTGGCATCGGCAATGTTACCTACTTGCCGCCTCAACGAGAGGATCCTGAGGGCAAAGGGGTCATGGGTTGGGATACAGGTCCCGGCAATGTGCTGCTTGATCTGGCCGTAACGGAGTTATCGGGGGGTGAATTCACCTACGATGCCGATGGGGCATGGGCGCGGCAGGGCAAAATTATCGATCCACTGGTAGAGCACTGGCTGCAAGACCCCTTCTTTCAGCAGCCGCCGCCAAAGTCCACAGGGCGAGAATACTTTGGTCTGCCCTTTTGGCAGCGATGCCGCACTGAGGCTGCTGGTCTGGCGCCTGCGGATCTTCTGGCCACACTGACGGAATTTACGGCTCGCAGTATGGTTGAGAGCTATCGCCAATTTTTGCCCCAAAAACCGCAGCGGATCTTCCTCTGTGGCGGCGGTGCCCACAATCGTTTTCTCAGGGAGCGCCTTCAGATGCATTTAGGAGACATTCCCGTGGAAACCACTGCGACGGCGGGCGTACCGGTGGATGCCAAAGAGGCGATCGCCTTCGCTATTCTCGCCTACTGGCATGAGTTGGGCTTGCCGGGGAATTTACCCCAAGTCACAGGTGCGCGCCAAGCGGTTCCCTTGGGTCAGTGTTGGATTGGACAGTCATGA
- a CDS encoding ABC transporter permease subunit, protein MARPLTPDNQTLNRAWTWQDGLIILALIALIFWIVNTAAQFTGQYDPTITIELSPAVLPSYTAQTLLRMLIAYIISLVFSILYSYIAYYNRTAEKILLPLLDILQSIPVLSFLPGVVLALIALFPGSRIGVELAAIILIYTGMAWNMTFSFYQSLISVPRELREVAKIYRLGWWQQVWTLDLPAGAIGLIWNSVMSVAGGWFFLMAIESFTIGEKTFTLPGLGSYLAEAANQQDYAALAYGLAVLIGIIIVIDILVWRPLIAWGEKFKMEMVEAENVPKSFVLDFLRRSPTLRAFHQNIFAPVWERLDEQLRPKHPRQSVAPQNDQGNWPITPIILLIFAAFVGWGAIAFLRQMFGVSWQDWQQIGLGAVLTTVRVVVALVLSLLWTVPVGVAIGRNPRAAQVLQPIVQIAASVPATALFPVLLLALANVGGGLEIGSVALMMLGTMWYILFNVIAGAQAIPTELFEAAVVYQLSWWQRWRTLILPGIFPYLITGIITAVGGAWNSSIVSEYVEFQNQTEQTLGLGATISEASVRGDFPLLMAATAVMSLLVVLTNRLVWRPLYRLAETKYQLL, encoded by the coding sequence ATGGCACGCCCCCTTACCCCCGATAATCAAACGCTGAATCGTGCTTGGACTTGGCAAGATGGCCTGATTATTTTGGCCTTGATTGCCCTGATCTTTTGGATTGTCAACACGGCTGCGCAGTTTACAGGACAGTATGATCCCACGATCACCATTGAGCTGAGTCCAGCGGTCTTGCCAAGTTACACCGCTCAAACGCTGCTGCGGATGCTCATTGCCTATATCATCTCCTTGGTGTTTAGCATCCTCTATTCCTATATTGCCTACTACAATCGCACTGCTGAAAAAATCCTGCTGCCGCTGCTGGATATTCTGCAATCGATTCCCGTGCTGTCGTTTTTGCCGGGGGTGGTGCTGGCACTGATTGCCCTCTTTCCGGGGAGCCGTATTGGCGTGGAATTGGCGGCCATTATCCTCATCTACACGGGGATGGCTTGGAACATGACGTTTAGCTTTTATCAGTCTTTGATTAGCGTGCCTCGGGAGCTGCGGGAGGTGGCAAAAATTTATCGGCTGGGGTGGTGGCAGCAGGTGTGGACGCTGGATTTGCCGGCGGGTGCCATTGGCCTGATCTGGAATAGTGTGATGTCAGTGGCGGGGGGCTGGTTTTTCCTGATGGCGATCGAGTCCTTTACCATTGGCGAGAAAACCTTTACGTTGCCGGGGTTAGGTTCCTATCTGGCGGAAGCAGCCAACCAACAGGACTATGCAGCATTGGCCTACGGTCTGGCGGTATTAATTGGCATCATTATCGTGATTGATATTCTGGTGTGGCGCCCTCTCATTGCTTGGGGCGAAAAATTCAAGATGGAAATGGTCGAGGCGGAGAATGTTCCTAAATCCTTCGTTCTTGATTTCCTGCGGCGATCGCCCACGTTGCGAGCCTTCCACCAAAATATCTTTGCCCCCGTCTGGGAACGACTGGATGAGCAGTTGCGCCCCAAACACCCACGTCAATCTGTTGCCCCCCAGAATGACCAAGGCAACTGGCCGATAACCCCCATCATTTTGCTGATTTTTGCCGCCTTCGTGGGTTGGGGAGCGATCGCCTTTTTGCGGCAAATGTTTGGTGTCAGTTGGCAAGATTGGCAGCAAATTGGTCTAGGGGCGGTTCTGACCACGGTGCGGGTAGTGGTGGCACTGGTTCTCTCCCTACTGTGGACAGTTCCAGTGGGGGTGGCGATCGGTCGCAATCCCCGTGCTGCTCAAGTGTTGCAACCCATTGTCCAAATTGCGGCATCGGTACCGGCTACGGCGCTGTTTCCAGTGCTGCTGTTGGCGCTGGCCAATGTGGGTGGGGGTTTGGAGATTGGCTCTGTGGCTCTCATGATGCTGGGCACGATGTGGTACATCCTCTTTAATGTCATTGCCGGTGCCCAGGCGATTCCCACGGAATTATTTGAAGCAGCGGTGGTCTATCAACTCTCTTGGTGGCAGCGGTGGCGCACCCTGATCCTGCCCGGCATTTTTCCCTATTTGATTACGGGCATCATTACGGCGGTAGGCGGCGCTTGGAACTCCAGCATTGTCAGTGAATATGTGGAATTTCAGAATCAAACGGAGCAAACCCTTGGCTTGGGGGCCACGATTTCTGAGGCTAGCGTTCGGGGGGATTTTCCCCTACTGATGGCCGCCACGGCAGTCATGTCACTATTGGTGGTTTTGACCAACCGCTTGGTTTGGCGCCCCCTCTACCGCTTGGCGGAAACGAAATATCAACTGTTGTAG
- the pyk gene encoding pyruvate kinase, with product MKLSPSPMLFRRTKIVATIGPASRSREVIQQMLAAGMNVARLNFSHGDYKDHAETIALLRQVANEAATPLTLLQDLQGPKIRVGQLPEGSIELVEGEQVHLVPLTEEETQGIGIDYPYLAEEAQPGMQVLLDDGLLELVVEAIAGDRVTCRVVQGGTLKSRKGVNLPDLNLRLPSLTDKDKQDIQFGIEQGVDIISLSFVRRAEDLWELREYLAAHGASDMPVLAKIEKPQAVENLSAILGVADAIMVARGDLGVEMRVEKVPLLQKQIIRECNYRSIPVITATQMLESMIHNPRPTRAEASDVANAILDGTDAVMLSGESAVGAFPVQAVKMLARIAADVEPHLEFDNMPAYRNDETHALGEALTTITQILDLRAIACFTETGYTATIASGERVKPMIVAFTDRPRVYHWMNLLWGVKPILLETLPMTFEGMIAVAENQLKERQMVTEGDKILILGGIPAQTPQGTNFIKIHTISA from the coding sequence ATGAAGTTATCCCCCTCTCCTATGCTGTTTCGTCGCACCAAAATTGTCGCCACCATTGGCCCTGCCAGTCGATCGCGGGAAGTGATTCAGCAGATGCTCGCCGCCGGCATGAATGTGGCACGGTTAAATTTCTCCCATGGTGACTATAAAGATCATGCCGAAACCATTGCCCTGCTGCGACAAGTGGCCAATGAAGCAGCAACGCCCCTGACACTCCTGCAAGATTTGCAAGGCCCGAAGATTCGCGTTGGTCAGCTTCCTGAAGGGAGCATTGAATTAGTGGAAGGGGAGCAAGTCCACCTCGTGCCGCTCACTGAGGAAGAGACACAAGGCATTGGCATTGATTATCCCTATCTTGCCGAAGAGGCGCAGCCGGGGATGCAGGTGCTCTTGGATGATGGCCTCTTGGAATTGGTGGTCGAGGCCATTGCGGGAGATCGGGTCACCTGCCGGGTGGTGCAGGGGGGCACGCTCAAAAGTCGTAAGGGGGTAAACTTGCCGGATCTCAATCTGCGGCTGCCTTCCCTCACAGACAAAGACAAGCAGGATATTCAATTTGGCATTGAGCAGGGGGTTGATATTATCTCCCTGAGTTTTGTGCGCCGAGCTGAGGATCTCTGGGAGTTGCGGGAGTACTTGGCGGCCCACGGTGCCAGTGATATGCCCGTACTGGCAAAAATTGAGAAACCCCAAGCAGTGGAAAATCTCTCAGCGATTTTAGGGGTGGCCGATGCAATCATGGTTGCGCGGGGCGATCTCGGTGTGGAGATGCGGGTAGAGAAGGTGCCGCTGCTGCAAAAGCAAATTATTCGCGAGTGCAACTACCGCAGTATTCCTGTGATTACGGCGACCCAAATGCTAGAGAGCATGATTCACAATCCCCGGCCGACGCGGGCAGAGGCCAGTGATGTCGCCAACGCCATTCTTGATGGTACAGATGCGGTAATGTTGTCGGGCGAATCTGCTGTGGGGGCTTTTCCTGTGCAGGCGGTGAAGATGTTGGCGCGGATTGCAGCGGATGTGGAGCCGCACCTTGAGTTTGACAATATGCCCGCCTACCGCAATGATGAGACCCATGCCCTAGGTGAAGCCTTAACCACCATTACTCAAATCCTCGATCTGCGGGCGATCGCCTGCTTTACGGAAACCGGCTACACCGCAACCATTGCCTCTGGGGAACGGGTGAAACCCATGATTGTCGCCTTTACCGATCGCCCCCGCGTTTATCACTGGATGAATTTGCTCTGGGGTGTGAAGCCGATTCTTTTAGAAACGCTGCCTATGACGTTTGAAGGAATGATTGCCGTGGCCGAAAACCAACTCAAGGAGCGCCAAATGGTTACTGAGGGCGATAAAATTTTGATTCTGGGCGGCATTCCTGCCCAAACTCCCCAAGGAACGAATTTTATTAAAATTCATACGATTAGCGCCTAA
- a CDS encoding SIMPL domain-containing protein: MKHPLTPFYTLSLAALLVGGSVVVAERPAVSQEAQRTLTVTGRGAEAISATLAQVSLGVEVQGRTAQEVQQEVARRANAVLAVLRAREVSQLQTTGLSLSPNYQYTNNQRILVGYIGRNTVSFRIASDRVGPLLDAAVQAGATTIDNISFTAPEATIAAAQRTALQRATQDAQSQAQAVLSALNLQPRQVVSIQINQAAPPPRPLAVRAANMADSTPVVSGELQVEASVTLQMSY; encoded by the coding sequence GTGAAACATCCGTTAACGCCTTTTTATACCCTCAGTCTTGCCGCGCTTCTTGTTGGCGGATCTGTGGTGGTTGCTGAGCGACCCGCCGTGAGCCAAGAAGCCCAACGTACCCTGACGGTGACCGGTCGAGGGGCAGAAGCCATTTCAGCAACCCTTGCCCAAGTCAGCCTAGGGGTCGAGGTGCAAGGTCGCACGGCTCAAGAGGTACAGCAAGAGGTGGCGCGGCGAGCCAATGCCGTTTTGGCGGTTCTGCGGGCACGGGAAGTCAGTCAACTGCAAACCACGGGGCTGAGCCTCAGTCCCAATTATCAATACACCAACAATCAGCGGATACTGGTGGGCTATATCGGGCGCAATACGGTGAGTTTTCGCATTGCTAGCGATCGCGTGGGGCCCCTGCTTGATGCTGCTGTCCAAGCTGGCGCAACGACAATTGACAATATTAGCTTTACGGCACCAGAGGCGACGATTGCCGCTGCCCAACGCACTGCCCTGCAGCGAGCGACCCAAGATGCCCAAAGTCAAGCCCAAGCGGTGCTCAGCGCCCTCAATCTCCAACCGCGCCAAGTGGTGAGCATTCAAATTAATCAGGCGGCACCCCCGCCAAGACCCCTTGCCGTTCGGGCAGCAAACATGGCCGATAGCACGCCTGTGGTGTCCGGGGAATTACAGGTAGAGGCAAGTGTAACGCTGCAAATGAGCTACTAG
- a CDS encoding DUF3370 domain-containing protein produces MSVHFRWFLGSGAALVVISPVLAQAPATIEKPQKVLPLPGALDQVPVLNSNSPEVVQQSGILLSTFPPAGKATPSAHLNFAFRDRFDIFAHHIAKPRDPQDLTTLYLGILAYNPSSEPVTVNLIHAASYLSQPDAPFRPLPNQQANDLGQVFAGPGDRVMLDILRQRRQSGWPAQVVIPPRSYALIANLPIPVKGLDPPLNGRSLLIRARSSGNIYLASLARFGNEPPTLEQWQQTLTVGELVTPRDRAPTPPDQGGSIIYGRVAGVALGSRWHNPQQQPIPIPAAGTAFSYPISSLVAGRLGTGQVQTAPLVVRYPDTAYAAHGNYGIEYDLVLPLQNTSDRPQTVRLALQTPIKFDAPARGLRFFAEPPNRIFFRGSIRLRFRDDQGTPQSRIIHLVQRQGQQGDDLVRLTLQPQEIRWVQFTMLYPPDATPPQVLTIETLADPLSRP; encoded by the coding sequence ATGTCTGTTCATTTCCGTTGGTTTTTGGGGAGCGGTGCGGCCTTGGTTGTCATTTCCCCAGTGCTGGCTCAGGCGCCGGCAACAATTGAAAAACCGCAAAAAGTGCTCCCTTTACCGGGGGCTCTTGATCAGGTGCCTGTGTTGAATAGCAATAGCCCAGAGGTGGTGCAGCAATCAGGGATTCTCCTGTCCACATTTCCGCCAGCGGGCAAAGCAACTCCTAGTGCCCACTTGAACTTTGCGTTTCGCGATCGCTTTGATATTTTTGCCCACCATATTGCGAAGCCCCGCGACCCGCAGGATCTCACGACCCTCTACCTAGGGATTCTCGCCTACAACCCCAGTTCTGAACCGGTAACGGTGAATTTGATCCATGCCGCCAGTTACTTGAGTCAGCCGGATGCGCCCTTTCGTCCTCTGCCCAATCAGCAGGCGAATGATCTCGGCCAAGTTTTTGCTGGTCCGGGCGATCGCGTCATGCTGGATATTCTGCGACAACGGCGGCAATCGGGATGGCCCGCACAAGTCGTGATTCCCCCGCGCAGTTATGCCCTGATCGCCAATTTACCGATTCCGGTCAAGGGACTCGACCCCCCCCTCAATGGCCGTTCGCTGCTGATTCGTGCCCGCAGTAGTGGCAACATTTACTTGGCCAGTTTAGCTCGCTTTGGCAATGAACCGCCGACCCTAGAGCAATGGCAGCAGACACTGACGGTAGGGGAATTGGTCACTCCCCGCGATCGCGCCCCCACACCCCCCGATCAAGGGGGCAGCATTATCTATGGCCGAGTGGCGGGTGTCGCCCTTGGCTCCCGCTGGCACAATCCCCAACAACAACCGATTCCGATTCCCGCCGCGGGTACCGCCTTCTCCTATCCCATTAGTTCGTTAGTGGCAGGGCGCTTGGGCACAGGACAAGTGCAAACGGCTCCCCTCGTGGTGCGCTATCCCGATACGGCCTATGCTGCCCATGGCAACTATGGCATTGAATATGATCTGGTGCTACCGCTACAAAACACCAGCGATCGCCCCCAGACCGTGCGCCTTGCCCTCCAAACCCCCATCAAATTCGACGCCCCCGCCAGGGGCTTACGGTTCTTTGCTGAACCACCCAACCGCATCTTTTTCCGAGGCAGTATCCGATTGCGCTTCCGCGATGATCAAGGCACCCCCCAAAGTCGAATCATTCACCTTGTCCAACGTCAGGGCCAGCAGGGGGACGATCTCGTGCGGCTCACGCTACAACCCCAAGAAATCCGCTGGGTACAGTTCACCATGCTCTATCCGCCGGATGCGACCCCCCCCCAAGTGTTGACAATTGAAACCTTGGCAGATCCTCTGTCGCGCCCCTAA
- the moeB gene encoding molybdopterin-synthase adenylyltransferase MoeB: MLNPDLSTIELTKDDYERYSRHLILPEVGVEGQKRLKAASVLCIGTGGLGSPLLLYLAAAGIGRLGIVDFDVVDSSNLQRQVIHGTSWVGKPKIQSAKHRILEINPYCQVDLYETRLSAANALEIMADYDIVVDGTDNFPTRYLVNDACVLLNKPNVYGSIFRFEGQATVFNYEGGPNYRDLYPEPPPPGLVPSCAEGGVLGILPGMIGVIQATETIKIILGKGTTLSGRLLLFNALEMKFRELKLRPNPERPVIDKLIDYEEFCGIRQAKAQEAAQMAEIPEMTVQELKALMDSGAQDYVLVDVRNPNEYEIAKIPGAVLVPLSEIENGPGVEKIRNLVNGHRLLVHCKMGGRSAKALGILKQAGIEGINIKGGINAWSQEVDPSVPTY; encoded by the coding sequence ATGCTAAATCCAGACCTTTCTACGATTGAACTCACGAAAGACGACTATGAACGCTATTCCCGCCATCTGATTTTGCCAGAGGTGGGTGTTGAGGGTCAAAAACGCCTCAAAGCTGCCAGCGTGCTTTGCATTGGCACGGGTGGATTGGGATCACCTCTGCTGCTCTATCTCGCCGCTGCCGGTATTGGCCGCCTTGGCATTGTAGATTTTGATGTGGTGGATAGCTCCAATTTGCAACGGCAGGTGATCCACGGCACCTCTTGGGTGGGCAAGCCGAAAATTCAATCGGCCAAGCACCGCATCCTTGAGATCAATCCCTACTGCCAAGTGGATCTCTACGAAACTCGCTTGAGCGCCGCCAATGCCCTTGAGATTATGGCAGACTACGACATTGTGGTGGATGGCACCGATAACTTCCCCACCCGCTACTTGGTGAACGATGCCTGTGTGCTCCTGAATAAGCCCAATGTCTATGGCTCGATCTTTCGCTTTGAGGGCCAAGCCACGGTCTTTAACTATGAGGGCGGCCCTAACTATCGTGATCTCTATCCGGAACCGCCGCCACCGGGTCTGGTGCCCTCCTGTGCGGAAGGGGGCGTTCTTGGGATTCTACCGGGTATGATTGGCGTCATCCAAGCCACGGAGACGATTAAAATTATTCTTGGCAAAGGCACAACCCTCAGTGGCCGCCTCTTGCTCTTCAACGCCCTAGAGATGAAATTCCGTGAACTCAAGCTGCGCCCCAACCCCGAACGGCCAGTCATTGACAAGCTCATTGACTACGAAGAATTCTGTGGTATTCGCCAAGCCAAAGCACAAGAGGCCGCCCAAATGGCAGAAATTCCCGAAATGACGGTGCAGGAACTCAAAGCCCTCATGGACAGTGGTGCCCAAGATTACGTCCTTGTGGATGTGCGCAACCCCAACGAGTACGAAATTGCCAAAATTCCCGGCGCTGTACTCGTTCCCCTATCGGAAATTGAAAATGGCCCCGGTGTGGAGAAAATCCGCAATCTGGTGAATGGCCATCGCCTCTTGGTGCACTGCAAGATGGGGGGGCGCTCTGCCAAAGCCTTGGGCATCCTCAAGCAAGCGGGCATTGAGGGGATCAATATCAAAGGGGGCATCAACGCTTGGAGTCAGGAAGTCGATCCCAGTGTACCCACCTACTAA